A window of Plasmodium malariae genome assembly, chromosome: 12 genomic DNA:
TTAAGCAATCTTTTATATCATCAcgcaaataatttaaatagaGATTCCAATGTTTGTCCCATTTTTTCTGACACCACACAGTATTCTTATTTTCGCAGAAATCTTCATATTGATACTTCATTTCCTCTAtgacattattatataactcTTCACCTTTTTCTATTAACTCTTCTAACGTTTCAGGAATTTCTGACTCATCTAATTCTTCATGAACCGACTCCATTACTTCATCGAAACTTGATAAGGGATAAATATCATCTTCTAATAAATCTACTTGTATTTGTggattttcattttgttgaTGACCTTCAGCTATGTTTCTTTTTAGTATTAATcctattttacttttatatatatttcttttaccAATTGCGTACTTATTAATATCTCtgcatataaaattaaagaatatattttaaatatattttctcttatattatttttcttttataattaattaaaaattaaatt
This region includes:
- the PmUG01_12081200 gene encoding Plasmodium exported protein, unknown function — its product is MKFPCISKVNSNFRNKFDKVIKKSSVVSPDTDMKSKNRDAQISMVTILVNIICFTFLLWTLHYSYSVRDINKYAIGKRNIYKSKIGLILKRNIAEGHQQNENPQIQVDLLEDDIYPLSSFDEVMESVHEELDESEIPETLEELIEKGEELYNNVIEEMKYQYEDFCENKNTVWCQKKWDKHWNLYLNYLRDDIKDCLNDENIPIQEKYKIILYLNKWCLHDFEKFKDMLQMAWDMKDEPEFYLER